A single genomic interval of Phocoena sinus isolate mPhoSin1 chromosome 15, mPhoSin1.pri, whole genome shotgun sequence harbors:
- the GDE1 gene encoding glycerophosphodiester phosphodiesterase 1 isoform X4, with translation MHDSTVDRTTDGTGRLCDLTFEQIRKLNPAANHRLRNDFPDEKIPTLREAVAECLNRNLTIFFDVKGHANMATDALKKVYMEFPQLYNNSIVCSFLPEVIYKMRQADQNVVTALIHRPWSLSHTGDGKPRFATFWKQSMFVALDILLDWSMHNILWYLCGISAFLIQKDFVSPDYLKKWSAKGIQVVAWTVNTFDEKSYYESHLGSSYITDSMLEDCTPHF, from the exons ATGCATGATAGCACAGTAGATAGGACAACTGATGGCACCGGTCGGTTGTGTGATTTGACATTTGAACAAATTAGGAAGCTTAATCCTGCAGCAAATCACAGATTAAG GAATGATTTCCCTGATGAAAAGATTCCTACCCTGAGAGAAGCTGTTGCAGAGTGCCTAAACCGTAACCTCACAATCTTCTTTGATGTCAAAGGCCATGCAAATATG GCTACTGATGCTCTAAAGAAAGTATATATGGAGTTTCCTCAACTATACAATAATAGTATTGTCTGCTCTTTCTTGCCAGAAGTTATCTATAAG ATGAGACAAGCAGATCAGAATGTAGTAACAGCTTTAATTCACAGACCTTGGAGCCTTAGCCATACAGGAGATGGGAAACCACGCTTCGCTACTTTCTGGAAACAGTCCATGTTTGTGGCATTGGACATTTTGCTCGATTGGAGTATGCATAATATCTTGTGGTACTTGTGTGGAATTTCAGCTTTCCTCATACAAAAGGATTTTGTATCTCC gGACTACTTGAAGAAGTGGTCAGCTAAAGGCATTCAGGTTGTTGCTTGGACTGTTAATACTTTTGATGAAAAAAGTTACTATGAATCCCATCTTGGTTCCAGCTATATCACCGACAGCATGTTGGAAGACTGCACACCTCACTTCTAG